One segment of Bradyrhizobium sp. CB2312 DNA contains the following:
- a CDS encoding ABC transporter substrate-binding protein — translation MNRRDCLALLGMTAALPTAVLAQQPNATRRLGVLSVIAGDEVIGQARLAEALATHGWKEQDNLKVDWRSGAGDRARIAQLADELIALKPDVLLALGTPSVEELRQRTTTIPIVFAVVTDPVSQGFVKNLAHPGGNITGFTDYDGPLAGKWLEMLTQVTPRVSRVFVVYNPATAPFAPLMLRTVEEAARTLHVTVEAAPVHDAAAIAALAARKEGGLLVLPDFFTMANRVQLLAAISEAHLPAVFWSRTFVDEGGLMSYSTDSAEQLRRAASYIDRILKGAQAADLPVQNPTKFELAINLRTARAIGVTLAPGLIALANDVIE, via the coding sequence GTGAATCGCCGCGACTGCCTGGCGCTTCTCGGGATGACGGCCGCGCTGCCGACCGCGGTGCTGGCGCAGCAGCCGAACGCAACGCGCCGGCTCGGCGTGCTTTCGGTCATTGCGGGCGATGAGGTGATCGGCCAGGCACGACTGGCCGAGGCGCTCGCCACCCATGGTTGGAAGGAGCAGGACAATCTGAAGGTCGACTGGCGCAGCGGCGCCGGCGATCGCGCGCGTATCGCCCAGCTTGCCGACGAGCTGATCGCGCTCAAGCCCGACGTCCTGCTCGCGCTCGGCACGCCCTCGGTGGAGGAGCTGCGCCAGCGCACCACGACGATCCCGATCGTGTTCGCCGTCGTCACCGATCCCGTCAGCCAGGGCTTTGTCAAAAATCTCGCTCATCCCGGCGGCAACATCACCGGCTTCACCGATTACGACGGTCCGCTGGCCGGCAAATGGCTGGAGATGCTGACTCAGGTCACGCCAAGGGTGTCCCGCGTCTTCGTCGTCTACAATCCCGCCACCGCGCCGTTCGCACCCCTGATGCTGCGCACGGTCGAGGAGGCGGCACGGACCCTGCACGTGACAGTCGAGGCCGCGCCGGTTCATGACGCCGCCGCGATCGCGGCGCTGGCGGCGCGCAAGGAGGGCGGCCTGCTGGTGCTGCCCGATTTCTTCACCATGGCCAATCGGGTGCAGCTCCTGGCGGCGATCAGCGAAGCGCACCTGCCGGCGGTGTTCTGGAGCCGCACCTTCGTCGACGAAGGCGGGCTGATGTCCTACAGCACTGATAGCGCCGAACAGTTGCGGCGCGCCGCGTCCTACATCGACCGCATCCTCAAGGGCGCGCAGGCGGCCGACCTCCCGGTTCAGAACCCCACCAAGTTCGAGCTCGCGATCAACCTTAGGACCGCGAGGGCGATCGGCGTCACGCTTGCCCCGGGCCTCATCGCACTCGCGAACGACGTCATCGAATAG
- a CDS encoding SPFH domain-containing protein: MSGFDIFAIVLVLLVIATLLAGVKTVPQGYDWTIERFGKYTQTLSPGLNLIVPYFDRVGRKINMMEQVIDIPEQEVITKDNATVTVDGVAFYQVFDAAKASYEVANLNQAITVLTMTNIRSVMGSMDLDQVLSHRDEINERLLRVVDAAVSPWGVKVNRIEIKDIVPPADLVEAMGRQMKAERVKRADILAAEGQRQSEILRAEGAKQGQILQAEGRKEAAFRDAEARERSAEAEAKATQMVSEAIAKGDVAALNYFIADKYIKAFGQFADAPNQKIIMLPMEATSMLGSLAGIGEIAKATFGESAASAAAAARRGGSVPSSGPTPPAVPQ; this comes from the coding sequence ATGAGCGGTTTCGACATTTTCGCGATTGTTCTGGTGTTGCTCGTCATCGCCACGCTGCTGGCCGGCGTGAAGACGGTGCCGCAGGGCTATGACTGGACCATCGAGCGGTTCGGCAAATACACGCAGACGCTCAGCCCCGGGCTCAACCTGATCGTGCCCTATTTCGATCGCGTCGGGCGCAAGATCAACATGATGGAGCAGGTGATCGACATCCCCGAGCAGGAGGTCATCACCAAGGACAACGCCACCGTGACGGTGGACGGAGTCGCCTTCTACCAGGTGTTCGACGCCGCGAAGGCGAGCTACGAGGTCGCCAACCTCAACCAGGCGATCACGGTTCTGACCATGACCAACATCCGCTCGGTGATGGGCTCGATGGACCTCGACCAGGTGCTCTCGCATCGCGACGAGATCAACGAGCGCCTGTTGCGTGTGGTTGATGCCGCGGTCTCGCCCTGGGGCGTCAAGGTCAACCGGATCGAGATCAAGGACATCGTGCCGCCGGCCGACCTCGTCGAAGCCATGGGCCGGCAGATGAAGGCCGAGCGCGTCAAGCGCGCCGACATCCTCGCCGCCGAAGGCCAGCGCCAGTCCGAGATTTTGCGCGCCGAGGGTGCCAAGCAGGGCCAGATTCTTCAGGCCGAAGGCCGCAAGGAAGCCGCCTTCCGCGACGCCGAGGCGCGTGAGCGGTCCGCGGAGGCCGAGGCCAAGGCGACGCAAATGGTCAGCGAGGCCATCGCCAAGGGTGACGTCGCGGCGCTGAACTACTTTATCGCCGACAAATATATCAAGGCGTTCGGCCAGTTCGCGGATGCGCCGAACCAGAAGATCATCATGCTGCCGATGGAAGCGACCAGCATGCTCGGTTCGCTGGCCGGCATCGGCGAGATCGCCAAGGCGACGTTCGGGGAGAGTGCCGCATCGGCTGCGGCCGCGGCCCGTCGCGGCGGCTCGGTGCCGTCGTCGGGTCCGACGCCGCCGGCCGTGCCGCAGTAA
- a CDS encoding NfeD family protein: MTDMFASLGTWNWLIFGFILMALETIAPGVFLFWLGLAALLVGLVSFVVVMSWQIQLVMFAIFAAAAVPVWRRLARPKLDASASPFLNRRTEALLGREFTLEKPIIDGSGTVRIGDTVWRVAGPDTPAGTRVKVVQVDGANLTVAAA, translated from the coding sequence ATGACCGACATGTTCGCATCGCTCGGCACCTGGAATTGGCTGATCTTCGGCTTCATCCTGATGGCGCTGGAGACGATCGCGCCGGGCGTATTCCTGTTCTGGCTCGGGCTTGCGGCCTTGCTGGTAGGCCTGGTCTCGTTCGTCGTCGTGATGTCCTGGCAGATCCAGCTCGTGATGTTCGCGATCTTCGCGGCAGCGGCCGTGCCGGTGTGGCGGCGCCTCGCCCGCCCGAAGCTGGACGCCAGCGCCAGCCCCTTCCTCAACAGGCGCACCGAGGCGCTGCTCGGCCGTGAGTTCACGCTGGAGAAGCCGATCATCGACGGCTCCGGCACGGTCCGCATCGGCGACACCGTGTGGCGCGTCGCCGGCCCCGACACGCCGGCGGGAACGCGCGTGAAGGTGGTGCAGGTGGATGGCGCGAATTTGACGGTCGCGGCGGCGTAG
- a CDS encoding winged helix-turn-helix transcriptional regulator yields the protein MARQADSKARSVRGSRTGRPIMALLDLLGRRWTLRILWELRDAPLTSRSLRTACDEASPTVLQARLTELREAGFVELGEGGGYGLTPLGRDLCETFMPLHRFAERWKR from the coding sequence ATGGCAAGACAGGCCGACTCCAAGGCACGCAGCGTCCGCGGCTCGCGCACCGGGCGGCCGATCATGGCCTTGCTCGATCTGCTCGGGCGGCGCTGGACCTTACGGATCCTCTGGGAATTGCGCGACGCCCCCCTCACCTCACGCAGCTTGCGCACGGCCTGCGACGAGGCGTCGCCCACGGTGCTGCAGGCGCGCCTGACGGAGCTGCGCGAGGCCGGTTTCGTGGAGCTGGGCGAAGGCGGCGGTTACGGGCTGACACCGCTCGGGCGAGACCTGTGCGAGACCTTCATGCCGCTGCACCGGTTTGCGGAGCGGTGGAAGAGGTAA
- a CDS encoding carboxymuconolactone decarboxylase family protein, with product MSQATPRIAPLEAPYPPQIQAQFDRIMRGAPPLLLFRVMAGHARAWDKFRAGGLLDPGPLSLRQREIVIDRTCALTRCEYEWGVHVAIFAGPARLTEDEIRATVQGDAASLCWSPAEQALIAAVDALHHRATLSDDEFAALSAHYDTAQILEIMLLCGFYRTVSYLANGLKLPLEEKAARFPQ from the coding sequence ATGTCCCAGGCCACACCGCGCATCGCTCCGCTGGAGGCGCCTTATCCCCCGCAGATCCAGGCGCAGTTCGATCGCATCATGCGCGGGGCGCCGCCGCTGCTGCTGTTCCGGGTGATGGCGGGCCACGCCCGCGCCTGGGACAAGTTCCGCGCCGGCGGGCTTCTTGATCCGGGTCCACTCTCCCTGCGCCAGCGCGAGATCGTGATCGATCGCACCTGCGCGCTGACCCGATGCGAATATGAATGGGGCGTGCACGTCGCGATCTTTGCCGGCCCGGCGCGGCTCACCGAGGACGAGATTCGCGCCACCGTCCAAGGCGATGCGGCCTCGCTGTGCTGGTCGCCGGCCGAGCAGGCGCTGATCGCGGCGGTCGATGCGCTGCATCACCGCGCGACCTTGAGTGACGACGAATTCGCCGCGCTCTCGGCGCATTACGATACGGCGCAGATCCTCGAGATCATGCTGCTGTGCGGCTTCTACCGCACAGTGTCCTATCTGGCGAACGGCCTGAAGCTGCCGCTCGAGGAGAAGGCGGCGCGGTTTCCGCAATAA
- a CDS encoding alpha/beta hydrolase: MTLVSIPSNPVPEDVVSGTIKTSDGVELRFARWAPPANRKGTVCVFTGRSEQIEKYFETVRDLRDRGFAVAMIDWRGQGHSARRLRDPRKGYVRDFADFEIDVEAFVQQVVLPDCPPPFFALAHSMGGTVLLRVAHAGKRWFDRMVLSAPMIDLPGRTTSFPVRALLKTMRLLGQGGRYVPGGSDRLTGLDPFINNPVTSDPVRYARNAAILEEDPTLGLASPTVAWADTAFGAMQTFKGMNYPSEIRQPILMLAASNDTVVSTAAIEEFAYHLRAGSHLVIAGAKHEILQEQDRYRSQFWAAFDAFVPGTPLFG; this comes from the coding sequence ATGACGCTGGTCTCGATTCCGTCCAACCCCGTTCCCGAAGACGTCGTCAGCGGCACCATCAAGACGTCCGACGGCGTCGAGCTGCGCTTTGCGCGCTGGGCGCCGCCGGCGAACCGCAAGGGCACGGTCTGCGTCTTCACCGGGCGCAGCGAGCAGATCGAGAAATATTTCGAGACCGTGCGCGACCTGCGCGACCGCGGCTTTGCGGTGGCGATGATCGACTGGCGCGGTCAGGGCCATTCCGCGCGCCGCCTGCGCGATCCGCGCAAGGGCTATGTGCGCGATTTCGCCGATTTCGAAATCGACGTCGAGGCCTTCGTGCAGCAGGTGGTGCTGCCGGACTGTCCGCCGCCGTTCTTCGCGCTCGCCCACTCCATGGGCGGCACCGTGCTGCTGCGGGTGGCGCATGCGGGCAAGCGCTGGTTCGACCGCATGGTGCTGTCGGCGCCGATGATCGACCTGCCCGGCCGCACCACCTCGTTTCCGGTGCGCGCGCTGCTCAAGACGATGCGCCTGCTCGGGCAGGGCGGCCGTTACGTCCCCGGCGGCAGCGACCGCCTCACCGGGCTCGATCCCTTCATCAACAATCCCGTGACCAGCGATCCCGTGCGCTATGCGCGCAATGCCGCGATCCTGGAGGAGGACCCGACGCTGGGGCTGGCCTCGCCGACGGTCGCCTGGGCCGACACTGCGTTCGGCGCGATGCAGACCTTCAAGGGCATGAACTACCCCTCCGAGATCCGCCAGCCGATCCTGATGCTGGCGGCCTCCAACGACACCGTGGTCTCGACCGCGGCGATCGAGGAGTTCGCCTATCACTTACGCGCCGGCTCGCATCTCGTGATCGCCGGGGCCAAGCACGAGATCCTGCAGGAGCAGGACCGCTACCGCTCGCAGTTCTGGGCCGCCTTCGACGCCTTCGTGCCGGGCACGCCGCTGTTCGGGTGA